A DNA window from Vigna angularis cultivar LongXiaoDou No.4 chromosome 1, ASM1680809v1, whole genome shotgun sequence contains the following coding sequences:
- the LOC108322914 gene encoding COP1-interactive protein 1 isoform X1, whose product MTNHHSRKAIKFFGKLIGPENVEELQRTRSDIETNISGILKFIKNESLNTEDGNLKHSTNWTEFKGLIEDLCKNHQSMYALYDRITEEFEKSVSRKRKVSSSDSESEYFSSEEVDGYRRRSEKEHYYISDFETPRQFFDKGDGTDETTNAEAQKTEEQLTLLMQEVESLSKQKSDLKQEVENQTHEVKHLTAKNTELNDEILELDSLLKKEKDKVFDLQAQLNDNENQEKPNIADLMAKICELEQEIKSLQTQKDEMEEKLKCEQSEASTQREDLMDKLDMVQQRLNFMETVNKEVEAKMESQREQIYQDSTEINNLKDNLTNMRLVEKHMVAEKNRLLYRLRDLELNLESQMSQKSELEEKLRDKNYEIKELTEENKVFQERNHELRTTMTQKGEELSNFVREHENHENGASMEVMTLKAKLNEMRLELDTMHEQKNKLEQQIERSQKEYVESLTRMENLNAKLATQIGDQEKMIEQLSEENKQAKVVFSKLKTVQVTAERKINELAEEFRRKMEDNIKLLHQRIHVAEQLNNENKYSYKITKQRYEEEYKDIGKKIAHYKDEKPTRIPNGFEFIALNGLDLAIENLEEYATRVTKMMCEVKFMMDRMREKNEEVKEMRDNVDYFRELLDKKEEQELLLRENLWILEAEVSKEGGDKLNLRKEVSQLEKKVGKLEKSVKKKEEDLVNLGEKKREAIRQLCFVIEFHRDRCNYIKDMATKNRLSNVTSKN is encoded by the exons ATGACAAATCATCACTCAAGAAAAGCAATCAAGTTTTTTGGAAAACTAATCGGTCCTGAAAATGTTGAAGAGCTCCAAAGAACCAGATCAG ATATTGAAACTAATATTTCTGGgatattgaaatttattaagaaCGAAAGTCTTAATACAGAAGATGGAAATCTCAAACATTCCACAAACTGGACAGAATTTAAGGGGTTGATAGAAGACTTATGCAAGAATCATCAATCAATGTATGCCTTGTATGATCGTATTACTGAAGAGTTTGAGAAATCCGTTTCTCGTAAAAGAAAAGTGTCCTCATCTGACTCTGAATCTGAATACTTTTCTTCAGAAGAAGTAGATGGTTATAGAAGAAGGTCAGAAAAAGAACATTATTATATATCTGATTTTGAAACTCCTAGACAATTTTTCGATAAAGGTGATGGTACAGATGAGACTACTAATGCTGAAGCACAAAAAACTGAAGAACAGTTAACTTTGCTAATGCAAGAGGTTGAGAGCTTGAGCAAACAAAAAAGTGATCTAAAACAAGAGGTTGAAAACCAAACACATGAAGTTAAACATCTGACCGCGAAGAACACTGAGTTGAATGATGAAATACTCGAACTTGATTCGTTGttgaaaaaggagaaagataaGGTGTTCGATTTGCAGGCACAATTAAATGACAATGAGAACCAAGAAAAGCCCAATATTGCAGATTTGATGGCAAAGATTTGTGAGTTGGAACAGGAGATCAAGTCCTTGCAGACACAGAAAgatgaaatggaagaaaaattaaaatgtgagCAAAGTGAAGCATCAACCCAAAGAGAAGATTTGATGGATAAACTTGACATGGTACAACAAAGGTTGAATTTCATGGAAACTGTGAACAAAGAAGTAGAAGCCAAGATGGAAAGCCAAAGGGAGCAAATTTATCAAGATTCTACTGAGATAAACAATCTAAAGGACAATTTAACTAATATGAGATTGGTTGAGAAACATATGGTGGCAGAGAAAAATAGGCTTCTTTATAGGCTTAGGGATCTAGAACTAAATTTGGAAAGTCAAATGAGTCAGAAAAGTGAATtggaagaaaaattaagagacaAGAATTATGAGATTAAAGAACTTACAGAGGAAAATAAGGTCTTCCAAGAAAGAAACCATGAACTGAGAACAACAATGACGCAAAAGGGGGAAGAGTTATCTAATTTTGTGAGAGAACATGAAAACCATGAAAATGGAGCTTCCATGGAAGTTATGACTTTAAAAGCAAAACTTAATGAAATGAGATTAGAGTTGGACACTATGCACGAACAGAAGAACAAACTGGAGCAACAGATCGAACGAAGTCAAAAAGAATATGTTGAAAGCCTAACAAGGATGGAAAATCTGAATGCCAAGTTGGCAACCCAAATAGGAGATcaagagaaaatgattgaacAACTCAGTGAGGAGAACAAACAAGCTAAAGTTGTGTTTAGTAAATTGAAGACTGTTCAGGTAACTGCGGAAAGGAAAATCAATGAATTGGCAGAAGAGTTTCGAAGGAAAATGGAAGACAACATCAAGTTGTTGCACCAGAGGATCCATGTTGCAGAACAACTGAATAACGAAAATAAGTACAGttacaaaataacaaaacaaaggTACGAGGAAGAGTACAAAGATATAGGAAAGAAAATTGCTCattataaagatgaaaaaccaACACGCATTCCAAATGGGTTTGAATTTATTGCACTAAATGGATTAGATTTAGCAATTGAAAATCTGGAAGAGTATGCAACTCGTGTGACTAAGATGATGTGTGAGGTTAAGTTTATGATGGATCGGATGAGGGAAAAGAATGAGGAGGTGAAAGAAATGAGAGACAATGTGGATTACTTTAGGGAATTGTTGGATAAAAAGGAAGAACAAGAATTGTTGTTAAGGGAGAATTTGTGGATATTGGAGGCAGAGGTGAGCAAGGAAGGAGGAGATAAGTTGAACCTAAGAAAAGAAGTGAGTCAATTGGAGAAGAAGGTGGGAAAATTAGAAAAGAGTgtgaaaaagaaggaagaagatttaGTTAACCTTGGGGAGAAGAAAAGGGAAGCAATAAGGCAACTTTGTTTTGTGATTGAGTTTCATAGAGATCGTTGTAACTATATAAAGGATATGGCTACAAAAAATAGGCTCAGTAACGTTACATCAAAAAATTAA
- the LOC108322914 gene encoding COP1-interactive protein 1 isoform X2 has translation MFDIETNISGILKFIKNESLNTEDGNLKHSTNWTEFKGLIEDLCKNHQSMYALYDRITEEFEKSVSRKRKVSSSDSESEYFSSEEVDGYRRRSEKEHYYISDFETPRQFFDKGDGTDETTNAEAQKTEEQLTLLMQEVESLSKQKSDLKQEVENQTHEVKHLTAKNTELNDEILELDSLLKKEKDKVFDLQAQLNDNENQEKPNIADLMAKICELEQEIKSLQTQKDEMEEKLKCEQSEASTQREDLMDKLDMVQQRLNFMETVNKEVEAKMESQREQIYQDSTEINNLKDNLTNMRLVEKHMVAEKNRLLYRLRDLELNLESQMSQKSELEEKLRDKNYEIKELTEENKVFQERNHELRTTMTQKGEELSNFVREHENHENGASMEVMTLKAKLNEMRLELDTMHEQKNKLEQQIERSQKEYVESLTRMENLNAKLATQIGDQEKMIEQLSEENKQAKVVFSKLKTVQVTAERKINELAEEFRRKMEDNIKLLHQRIHVAEQLNNENKYSYKITKQRYEEEYKDIGKKIAHYKDEKPTRIPNGFEFIALNGLDLAIENLEEYATRVTKMMCEVKFMMDRMREKNEEVKEMRDNVDYFRELLDKKEEQELLLRENLWILEAEVSKEGGDKLNLRKEVSQLEKKVGKLEKSVKKKEEDLVNLGEKKREAIRQLCFVIEFHRDRCNYIKDMATKNRLSNVTSKN, from the coding sequence ATATTGAAACTAATATTTCTGGgatattgaaatttattaagaaCGAAAGTCTTAATACAGAAGATGGAAATCTCAAACATTCCACAAACTGGACAGAATTTAAGGGGTTGATAGAAGACTTATGCAAGAATCATCAATCAATGTATGCCTTGTATGATCGTATTACTGAAGAGTTTGAGAAATCCGTTTCTCGTAAAAGAAAAGTGTCCTCATCTGACTCTGAATCTGAATACTTTTCTTCAGAAGAAGTAGATGGTTATAGAAGAAGGTCAGAAAAAGAACATTATTATATATCTGATTTTGAAACTCCTAGACAATTTTTCGATAAAGGTGATGGTACAGATGAGACTACTAATGCTGAAGCACAAAAAACTGAAGAACAGTTAACTTTGCTAATGCAAGAGGTTGAGAGCTTGAGCAAACAAAAAAGTGATCTAAAACAAGAGGTTGAAAACCAAACACATGAAGTTAAACATCTGACCGCGAAGAACACTGAGTTGAATGATGAAATACTCGAACTTGATTCGTTGttgaaaaaggagaaagataaGGTGTTCGATTTGCAGGCACAATTAAATGACAATGAGAACCAAGAAAAGCCCAATATTGCAGATTTGATGGCAAAGATTTGTGAGTTGGAACAGGAGATCAAGTCCTTGCAGACACAGAAAgatgaaatggaagaaaaattaaaatgtgagCAAAGTGAAGCATCAACCCAAAGAGAAGATTTGATGGATAAACTTGACATGGTACAACAAAGGTTGAATTTCATGGAAACTGTGAACAAAGAAGTAGAAGCCAAGATGGAAAGCCAAAGGGAGCAAATTTATCAAGATTCTACTGAGATAAACAATCTAAAGGACAATTTAACTAATATGAGATTGGTTGAGAAACATATGGTGGCAGAGAAAAATAGGCTTCTTTATAGGCTTAGGGATCTAGAACTAAATTTGGAAAGTCAAATGAGTCAGAAAAGTGAATtggaagaaaaattaagagacaAGAATTATGAGATTAAAGAACTTACAGAGGAAAATAAGGTCTTCCAAGAAAGAAACCATGAACTGAGAACAACAATGACGCAAAAGGGGGAAGAGTTATCTAATTTTGTGAGAGAACATGAAAACCATGAAAATGGAGCTTCCATGGAAGTTATGACTTTAAAAGCAAAACTTAATGAAATGAGATTAGAGTTGGACACTATGCACGAACAGAAGAACAAACTGGAGCAACAGATCGAACGAAGTCAAAAAGAATATGTTGAAAGCCTAACAAGGATGGAAAATCTGAATGCCAAGTTGGCAACCCAAATAGGAGATcaagagaaaatgattgaacAACTCAGTGAGGAGAACAAACAAGCTAAAGTTGTGTTTAGTAAATTGAAGACTGTTCAGGTAACTGCGGAAAGGAAAATCAATGAATTGGCAGAAGAGTTTCGAAGGAAAATGGAAGACAACATCAAGTTGTTGCACCAGAGGATCCATGTTGCAGAACAACTGAATAACGAAAATAAGTACAGttacaaaataacaaaacaaaggTACGAGGAAGAGTACAAAGATATAGGAAAGAAAATTGCTCattataaagatgaaaaaccaACACGCATTCCAAATGGGTTTGAATTTATTGCACTAAATGGATTAGATTTAGCAATTGAAAATCTGGAAGAGTATGCAACTCGTGTGACTAAGATGATGTGTGAGGTTAAGTTTATGATGGATCGGATGAGGGAAAAGAATGAGGAGGTGAAAGAAATGAGAGACAATGTGGATTACTTTAGGGAATTGTTGGATAAAAAGGAAGAACAAGAATTGTTGTTAAGGGAGAATTTGTGGATATTGGAGGCAGAGGTGAGCAAGGAAGGAGGAGATAAGTTGAACCTAAGAAAAGAAGTGAGTCAATTGGAGAAGAAGGTGGGAAAATTAGAAAAGAGTgtgaaaaagaaggaagaagatttaGTTAACCTTGGGGAGAAGAAAAGGGAAGCAATAAGGCAACTTTGTTTTGTGATTGAGTTTCATAGAGATCGTTGTAACTATATAAAGGATATGGCTACAAAAAATAGGCTCAGTAACGTTACATCAAAAAATTAA